From a single Anomalospiza imberbis isolate Cuckoo-Finch-1a 21T00152 chromosome 16, ASM3175350v1, whole genome shotgun sequence genomic region:
- the CYP2W1 gene encoding cytochrome P450 2W1, producing MSFLISFLSDPTLVCLLCAAVLLAVAYFSTGYKNSAFKLPPGPTPLPIIGNLHLVDLRRQDKSLMKLAEKYGPIFTLHFGFQKVVVLTGYEVVREALVNYTEEFVDRPSIPIFDQIQNRNGLFFSIGELWRTTRRFTVSSMRNLGMGKQMIEGRIFEELHFLIEMIKSFKGEPFSLPSFNCAPINVTFIMLFGDRFDYKDPTFLTLLRLIDEIMILLGSPNLNYFNFYPFLGFLFKTHKIMLKKIEDVRAILRQYMKASREDINENSVRSYIDALIVKQQEEKNKKDSLFHDDNLMASILDLVMAGTETIATTLQWSILLMMKYPEIQKKVQEEIGRTVQAGSWATYEDRKNMPYTNAVLHEVQRFITLLPHVPRCTAVDTHFRGYFLPKGIIVIPSLTSVLLDKTQWETPHQFNPNHFLDAEGNFVKKGAFLPFSAGRRNCIGESLAKMELFVFFVGLLQTFTFRPQPGVSESDLDLTVPQTTFTLRPQPQATCAVLRE from the exons atgtcttttttaatttcatttctctctgaTCCTACATTAGTTTGTCTGCTGTGTGCAGCAGTATTATTAGCTGTAGCCTACTTTTCAACTGGCTataaaaattcagcttttaaatTACCTCCTGGTCCAACTCCTCTTCCGATCATTGGCAACCTGCACTTGGTGGATCTTAGAAGGCAAGATAAATCACTAATGAAG CTTGCAGAAAAATACGGCCCCATCTTCACCCTCCACTTCGGGTTCCAGAAAGTTGTGGTCCTGACCGGGTACGAAGTTGTGCGAGAGGCGCTTGTGAACTACACAGAGGAGTTTGTAGACAGACCATCCATCCCAATATTTGACCAAATTCAGAACAGAAATG GTCTGTTCTTCTCCATCGGGGAGCTGTGGAGGACCACGCGCAGATTCACCGTGTCCAGCATGCGCAACCTCGGCATGGGGAAACAAATGATAGAAGGCAGGATCTTTGAGGAGCTCCACTTCCTCATCGAGATGATCAAATCCTTCAAAG GGGAACCTTTCAGCCTGCCATCCTTCAACTGCGCTCCCATCAACGTCACCTTCATCATGCTCTTTGGGGACAGGTTTGACTACAAGGACCCAACATTTCTGACTCTCTTAAGGCTCATAGATGAAATTATGATTCTTCTGGGATCCCCAAATTTAAAC TATTTCAATTTCTACCCGTTCCTTGGATTTCTTTTCAAAACCCACAAGATTATGCTCAAGAAAATCGAAGATGTGCGTGCCATTTTAAGGCAGTACATGAAGGCAAGCAGGGAGGATATCAATGAGAACAGTGTGAGGAGCTACATCGATGCACTGATAGTCAAGCAACAAGAG GAGAAGAACAAGAAGGACAGCCTCTTCCATGATGACAACTTAATGGCATCCATACTTGACCTGGTCATGGCTGGAACAGAGACCATTGCCACCACGCTCCAGTGGTCCATCCTGCTCATGATGAAATACCCAGAGATTCAAA AAAAGGTCCAGGAGGAGATTGGGAGAACGGtccaagctgggagctgggcCACGTACGAGGACAGGAAGAACATGCCCTACACCAACGCGGTGCTGCACGAGGTGCAGAGGTTCATCACCCTCCTGCCACACGTGCCCCGCTGCACTGCTGTTGACACCCACTTCAGGGGCTACTTCCTTCCCAAG GGTATAATTGTAATCCCATCCCTTacctcagtgctgctggatAAGACACAATGGGAGACACCACATCAGTTCAACCCCAACCACTTTCTCGATGCTGAAGGGAACTTTGTAAAGAAAGGagctttcctgcctttct CCGCAGGGCGACGGAACTGCATCGGAGAAAGCCTGGCCAAGATGGAGCTGTTTGTCTTCTTTGTAGGGCTGCTCCAAACATTCACTTTCCGACCCCAGCCGGGCGTTTCAGAGTCTGACTTGGACCTCACCGTCCCCCAGACGACTTTTACATTAAGGCCTCAGCCTCAGGcaacctgtgctgtcctgcgGGAATGA